The following are encoded together in the Candidatus Kapaibacterium thiocyanatum genome:
- a CDS encoding choline monooxygenase, with the protein MIRFDIDSDISRAWTVPSAWYRDAESHGRCLDRIFRRSWHWLADGSDVRVPGTASPTSILDGPHCEPLVVTRDRDGHLRVLSNVCTHRGNLVVNAPCRLNELKCRYHGRRFSLDGTFRHMPEFGETSDFPTPKDDLVRIAHGSWGDMIFGSIDPMMPFEEWIAPMDAHADRMSLTAIRHAPQHDRDYLVQAHWALYVENYLEGFHVPFVHAGLNDVLSYQDYRTELLPRGVLQIGTGTSPEHCFHGSDVAAYYYWLFPNLMLNVYPWGISMNIVKPLAIDRTRISYRTYVWDDERYDTGAGSDLDRVEREDEEIVEAVQKGMRSRIYERGRYSVRREQGVHHFHRLLAREFGDESGSRD; encoded by the coding sequence ATGATACGATTCGACATCGATTCCGACATTTCCCGCGCCTGGACCGTTCCATCGGCCTGGTATCGCGATGCTGAGAGCCATGGCCGATGCCTGGATCGCATCTTCCGCCGCTCGTGGCACTGGCTTGCCGACGGTTCGGACGTCCGCGTCCCGGGGACGGCATCTCCCACGTCCATACTCGACGGGCCGCATTGCGAACCCCTTGTCGTTACGAGGGATAGGGATGGTCACCTGAGGGTCCTGTCCAATGTCTGCACACACCGGGGAAACCTGGTGGTGAATGCTCCGTGCCGGCTGAACGAGCTGAAATGCCGCTACCACGGCCGGCGGTTCTCCCTGGACGGCACGTTCCGGCACATGCCCGAGTTCGGCGAAACGTCGGACTTCCCGACGCCGAAGGACGATCTGGTCAGGATCGCCCATGGATCGTGGGGCGACATGATCTTCGGTTCGATCGATCCAATGATGCCGTTCGAGGAATGGATCGCACCGATGGACGCCCATGCCGACCGGATGTCACTCACCGCGATACGTCACGCACCGCAGCATGACAGGGATTACCTGGTCCAGGCACACTGGGCCCTCTATGTCGAGAACTATCTCGAAGGCTTCCACGTGCCCTTCGTTCACGCCGGGTTGAACGACGTCCTTTCGTATCAGGACTACCGAACGGAACTGCTTCCTCGAGGTGTACTCCAGATCGGTACGGGAACGTCGCCCGAGCACTGCTTCCATGGAAGCGACGTCGCCGCCTACTATTACTGGCTCTTTCCGAACCTCATGCTCAACGTCTATCCATGGGGCATTTCCATGAACATCGTCAAGCCTCTGGCCATCGATCGTACGCGGATTTCCTATCGAACCTATGTCTGGGACGATGAGCGTTACGATACCGGCGCCGGCTCCGACCTCGACCGTGTGGAACGGGAGGACGAGGAGATCGTCGAGGCAGTCCAGAAAGGAATGCGTTCCCGCATCTATGAACGCGGACGATACTCGGTTCGCAGGGAGCAGGGCGTCCACCACTTCCATCGTCTCCTGGCTCGCGAGTTCGGAGACGAATCGGGAAGTCGGGACTAG